The Ahaetulla prasina isolate Xishuangbanna chromosome 3, ASM2864084v1, whole genome shotgun sequence genome window below encodes:
- the LOC131194158 gene encoding protocadherin alpha-5-like isoform X25 encodes MLTWPKGLLQLLLLHTAWKMGSGQLHYSVLEESQHGTFVGRIAQDLGLEVSELVPRMFRMLSKGEKDYFEVNLQNGILFVNSRIDREELCAKNADCVLHVEVIVEKPLRFFHVEVEIEDINDNAPIFSAREQILSIAELTTASGTLFPLEGASDADIGTNALLTYKLSPSNNFILDLGNDEDESKSVVLLLKVPLDREESPVHHLVLTATDGGEPKLTGTVQLVINVLDVNDNPPVFNQSAYRVKLLENTVSGSLVINLNATDLDEGVNREISYFFSNKAPPHVTKVFSINSDIGEIRMIGKLDYEESKFYELPIVAEDKGSSPLLGHCKVLIEVLDMNDNIPEMSVNSLSVPLPEDSPPGTVVAIISASDKDSGINGQINCFLWPTGVPFKLDSTFKNYYSLIVGAILDREQVAEYRMVVTVEDQGVPPLSSSLTILVPISDINDNAPAFIQPSYTIFVKENNPPGAHIFTMSAADPDIAENGLITYWIDEKLWPLSSYISVHSESGKLYALQSLDYEELKLLEFHVRAKDAGMPSLCGNATVQVFVMDENDNAPSLSRSSEENLILLVVPVMPGHIVGKIHALDADSGYNAWLRYELIEESNGLWSVGQYSGEVSTKYSLDESEANKIHSVLVLVKDHGKPQLSATATLSVSLVTSGQTIKMDINLQRSGENFVPLVDSINVYLIIAICSVSSLFLLAALIYVALRCHCKAKEPMVYGPGMATLVCTSEVGSWSYSNRHSHILAGVSAEAGVKSDLMIFSPNIPVFADNGELTNGVDVPPDSAKKIMGNLSTGWMCLQILLKRQLF; translated from the exons ATGCTTACCTGGCCAAAGGGGCTGCTGCAGCTGCTTCTGCTTCACACCGCCTGGAAAATGGGGAGCGGCCAGCTCCATTATTCTGTGCTGGAGGAATCCCAGCACGGCACCTTTGTGGGCCGCATCGCCCAGGATCTGGGGTTGGAGGTGAGTGAGCTGGTGCCTCGGATGTTCCGGATGCTGTCCAAAGGAGAGAAGGACTATTTTGAGGTAAACCTGCAGAATGGGATCTTGTTTGTAAATtcccggatagacagggaggagCTGTGTGCCAAGAATGCAGACTGTGTCCTTCATGTGGAGGTGATTGTAGAGAAGCCTCTGAGGTTCTTCCATGTGGAGGTTGAAATCGAAGACATTAATGACAATGCTCCCATCTTCTCAGCCAGGGAACAGATCCTGAGCATAGCAGAATTGACAACAGCATCTGGTACCCTATTCCCTTTAGAGGGAGCCTCTGATGCAGATATTGGTACTAATGCTCTGTTAACTTACAAGCTCAGCCCAAGCAACAATTTTATCCTTGATTTAGGAAATGATGAAGATGAGAGTAAATCTGTAGTACTTCTATTGAAGGTTCCACTTGACAGAGAGGAGAGCCCTGTGCATCATTTAGTACTGACAGCCACTGATGGGGGTGAACCAAAACTCACAGGAACTGTTCAGCTAGTCATCAATGTGCTGGATGTCAATGACAACCCTCCTGTGTTTAATCAATCTGCTTATAGGGTAAAGTTGCTAGAAAATACAGTCAGTGGGTCATTAGTTATTAATCTGAATGCTACAGACTTAGATGAAGGGGTTAATAGGGAGATATCTTATTTTTTTAGTAATAAAGCACCTCCACATGTCACAAAGGTATTTAGTATAAATTCTGATATTGGGGAAATCAGAATGATTGGAAAATTGGATTATGAAGAAAGTAAGTTCTATGAACTTCCAATTGTAGCAGAAGATAAAGGCAGTTCTCCATTATTAGGTCACTGTAAAGTTCTCATTGAAGTATTGGACATGAATGACAACATTCCAGAAATGTCAGTGAATTCTCTCTCTGTGCCATTGCCAGAGGACTCCCCTCCAGGGACTGTGGTAGCCATCATCAGTGCTTCTGACAAGGATTCTGGAATCAATGGACAGATAAACTGTTTCCTCTGGCCCACTGGAGTACCCTTCAAACTTGATTCTACATTCAAGAACTACTACTCCCTGATCGTTGGTGCAATCCTTGATCGAGAGCAGGTGGCTGAGTACAGGATGGTTGTGACAGTAGAAGATCAGGGTGTTCCACCACTGTCTTCTAGTCTCACCATCTTAGTGCCTATTAGTGACATAAATGACAATGCTCCAGCTTTCATACAGCCCTCTTACACTATCTTTGTGAAGGAGAACAATCCCCCTGGTGCTCACATTTTCACAATGTCTGCTGCAGACCCAGATATAGCTGAGAACGGTCTGATCACCTATTGGATAGATGAGAAGCTCTGGCCATTGTCAAGTTACATCTCCGTACATTCAGAGAGTGGAAAGCTCTATGCTTTGCAGTCCTTGGACTATGAAGAGTTGAAACTGCTGGAGTTTCATGTGAGAGCCAAGGATGCTGGAATGCCCTCCTTGTGTGGCAATGCAACTGTTCAAGTCTTTGTGATGGATGAGAATGACAATGCACCTTCCTTATCAAGATCATCAGAAGAGAACCTGATTCTTCTAGTGGTCCCTGTGATGCCTGGGCATATTGTAGGCAAGATCCACGCCTTGGATGCAGATTCTGGATACAATGCATGGCTAAGATATGAACTGATTGAAGAAAGcaatggtctatggtctgtggggCAGTATAGTGGTGAGGTGAGTACCAAATATTCTTTGGATGAATCAGAAGCAAACAAAATCCACAGTGTTCTGGTTCTTGTGAAGGACCACGGGAAACCTCAACTATCAGCCACAGCCACACTGAGTGTTTCACTTGTGACAAGTGGTCAGACAATCAAAATGGATATTAATCTTCAAAGGTCAGGGGAAAACTTTGTGCCTCTGGTGGACTCAATCAACGTCTATCTGATCATTGCCATCTGCTCTGTTTCCAGCCTTTTCTTGTTGGCTGCTCTCATCTACGTGGCCCTGCGATGCCACTGCAAGGCAAAGGAACCCATGGTTTATGGCCCTGGCATGGCCACCCTGGTGTGCACCAGTGAAGTGGGCAGCTGGTCTTATTCCAATCGCCACAGCCATATCCTGGCAGGGGTGAGTGCAGAGGCTGGTGTCAAGAGCGACCTCATGATTTTCAGTCCCAATATTCCTGTCTTTGCAGATAATGGGGAACTTACCAATGGGGTGGATGTGCCCCCAGATTCTGCTAAAAAG ATAATGGGGAACTTATCAACAGGGTGGATGTGCCTTCAGATTCTGCTAAAAAG
- the LOC131194158 gene encoding protocadherin alpha-5-like isoform X20 yields MLTWPKGLLQLLLLHTAWKMGSGQLHYSVLEESQHGTFVGRIAQDLGLEVSELVPRMFRMLSKGEKDYFEVNLQNGILFVNSRIDREELCAKNADCVLHVEVIVEKPLRFFHVEVEIEDINDNAPIFSAREQILSIAELTTASGTLFPLEGASDADIGTNALLTYKLSPSNNFILDLGNDEDESKSVVLLLKVPLDREESPVHHLVLTATDGGEPKLTGTVQLVINVLDVNDNPPVFNQSAYRVKLLENTVSGSLVINLNATDLDEGVNREISYFFSNKAPPHVTKVFSINSDIGEIRMIGKLDYEESKFYELPIVAEDKGSSPLLGHCKVLIEVLDMNDNIPEMSVNSLSVPLPEDSPPGTVVAIISASDKDSGINGQINCFLWPTGVPFKLDSTFKNYYSLIVGAILDREQVAEYRMVVTVEDQGVPPLSSSLTILVPISDINDNAPAFIQPSYTIFVKENNPPGAHIFTMSAADPDIAENGLITYWIDEKLWPLSSYISVHSESGKLYALQSLDYEELKLLEFHVRAKDAGMPSLCGNATVQVFVMDENDNAPSLSRSSEENLILLVVPVMPGHIVGKIHALDADSGYNAWLRYELIEESNGLWSVGQYSGEVSTKYSLDESEANKIHSVLVLVKDHGKPQLSATATLSVSLVTSGQTIKMDINLQRSGENFVPLVDSINVYLIIAICSVSSLFLLAALIYVALRCHCKAKEPMVYGPGMATLVCTSEVGSWSYSNRHSHILAGVSAEAGVKSDLMIFSPNIPVFADNGELTNGVDVPPDSAKKPLLAGHSHLRGSAMPLQGKGTHGLWPWHGHPGVCQ; encoded by the exons ATGCTTACCTGGCCAAAGGGGCTGCTGCAGCTGCTTCTGCTTCACACCGCCTGGAAAATGGGGAGCGGCCAGCTCCATTATTCTGTGCTGGAGGAATCCCAGCACGGCACCTTTGTGGGCCGCATCGCCCAGGATCTGGGGTTGGAGGTGAGTGAGCTGGTGCCTCGGATGTTCCGGATGCTGTCCAAAGGAGAGAAGGACTATTTTGAGGTAAACCTGCAGAATGGGATCTTGTTTGTAAATtcccggatagacagggaggagCTGTGTGCCAAGAATGCAGACTGTGTCCTTCATGTGGAGGTGATTGTAGAGAAGCCTCTGAGGTTCTTCCATGTGGAGGTTGAAATCGAAGACATTAATGACAATGCTCCCATCTTCTCAGCCAGGGAACAGATCCTGAGCATAGCAGAATTGACAACAGCATCTGGTACCCTATTCCCTTTAGAGGGAGCCTCTGATGCAGATATTGGTACTAATGCTCTGTTAACTTACAAGCTCAGCCCAAGCAACAATTTTATCCTTGATTTAGGAAATGATGAAGATGAGAGTAAATCTGTAGTACTTCTATTGAAGGTTCCACTTGACAGAGAGGAGAGCCCTGTGCATCATTTAGTACTGACAGCCACTGATGGGGGTGAACCAAAACTCACAGGAACTGTTCAGCTAGTCATCAATGTGCTGGATGTCAATGACAACCCTCCTGTGTTTAATCAATCTGCTTATAGGGTAAAGTTGCTAGAAAATACAGTCAGTGGGTCATTAGTTATTAATCTGAATGCTACAGACTTAGATGAAGGGGTTAATAGGGAGATATCTTATTTTTTTAGTAATAAAGCACCTCCACATGTCACAAAGGTATTTAGTATAAATTCTGATATTGGGGAAATCAGAATGATTGGAAAATTGGATTATGAAGAAAGTAAGTTCTATGAACTTCCAATTGTAGCAGAAGATAAAGGCAGTTCTCCATTATTAGGTCACTGTAAAGTTCTCATTGAAGTATTGGACATGAATGACAACATTCCAGAAATGTCAGTGAATTCTCTCTCTGTGCCATTGCCAGAGGACTCCCCTCCAGGGACTGTGGTAGCCATCATCAGTGCTTCTGACAAGGATTCTGGAATCAATGGACAGATAAACTGTTTCCTCTGGCCCACTGGAGTACCCTTCAAACTTGATTCTACATTCAAGAACTACTACTCCCTGATCGTTGGTGCAATCCTTGATCGAGAGCAGGTGGCTGAGTACAGGATGGTTGTGACAGTAGAAGATCAGGGTGTTCCACCACTGTCTTCTAGTCTCACCATCTTAGTGCCTATTAGTGACATAAATGACAATGCTCCAGCTTTCATACAGCCCTCTTACACTATCTTTGTGAAGGAGAACAATCCCCCTGGTGCTCACATTTTCACAATGTCTGCTGCAGACCCAGATATAGCTGAGAACGGTCTGATCACCTATTGGATAGATGAGAAGCTCTGGCCATTGTCAAGTTACATCTCCGTACATTCAGAGAGTGGAAAGCTCTATGCTTTGCAGTCCTTGGACTATGAAGAGTTGAAACTGCTGGAGTTTCATGTGAGAGCCAAGGATGCTGGAATGCCCTCCTTGTGTGGCAATGCAACTGTTCAAGTCTTTGTGATGGATGAGAATGACAATGCACCTTCCTTATCAAGATCATCAGAAGAGAACCTGATTCTTCTAGTGGTCCCTGTGATGCCTGGGCATATTGTAGGCAAGATCCACGCCTTGGATGCAGATTCTGGATACAATGCATGGCTAAGATATGAACTGATTGAAGAAAGcaatggtctatggtctgtggggCAGTATAGTGGTGAGGTGAGTACCAAATATTCTTTGGATGAATCAGAAGCAAACAAAATCCACAGTGTTCTGGTTCTTGTGAAGGACCACGGGAAACCTCAACTATCAGCCACAGCCACACTGAGTGTTTCACTTGTGACAAGTGGTCAGACAATCAAAATGGATATTAATCTTCAAAGGTCAGGGGAAAACTTTGTGCCTCTGGTGGACTCAATCAACGTCTATCTGATCATTGCCATCTGCTCTGTTTCCAGCCTTTTCTTGTTGGCTGCTCTCATCTACGTGGCCCTGCGATGCCACTGCAAGGCAAAGGAACCCATGGTTTATGGCCCTGGCATGGCCACCCTGGTGTGCACCAGTGAAGTGGGCAGCTGGTCTTATTCCAATCGCCACAGCCATATCCTGGCAGGGGTGAGTGCAGAGGCTGGTGTCAAGAGCGACCTCATGATTTTCAGTCCCAATATTCCTGTCTTTGCAGATAATGGGGAACTTACCAATGGGGTGGATGTGCCCCCAGATTCTGCTAAAAAG CCTCTTCTTGCTGGCCACTCTCATCTACGTGGCTCTGCGATGCCACTGCAAGGCAAAGGAACCCATGGTTTATGGCCCTGGCATGGCCACCCTGGTGTGTGCCAGTGA
- the LOC131194158 gene encoding protocadherin alpha-5-like isoform X27, whose protein sequence is MLTWPKGLLQLLLLHTAWKMGSGQLHYSVLEESQHGTFVGRIAQDLGLEVSELVPRMFRMLSKGEKDYFEVNLQNGILFVNSRIDREELCAKNADCVLHVEVIVEKPLRFFHVEVEIEDINDNAPIFSAREQILSIAELTTASGTLFPLEGASDADIGTNALLTYKLSPSNNFILDLGNDEDESKSVVLLLKVPLDREESPVHHLVLTATDGGEPKLTGTVQLVINVLDVNDNPPVFNQSAYRVKLLENTVSGSLVINLNATDLDEGVNREISYFFSNKAPPHVTKVFSINSDIGEIRMIGKLDYEESKFYELPIVAEDKGSSPLLGHCKVLIEVLDMNDNIPEMSVNSLSVPLPEDSPPGTVVAIISASDKDSGINGQINCFLWPTGVPFKLDSTFKNYYSLIVGAILDREQVAEYRMVVTVEDQGVPPLSSSLTILVPISDINDNAPAFIQPSYTIFVKENNPPGAHIFTMSAADPDIAENGLITYWIDEKLWPLSSYISVHSESGKLYALQSLDYEELKLLEFHVRAKDAGMPSLCGNATVQVFVMDENDNAPSLSRSSEENLILLVVPVMPGHIVGKIHALDADSGYNAWLRYELIEESNGLWSVGQYSGEVSTKYSLDESEANKIHSVLVLVKDHGKPQLSATATLSVSLVTSGQTIKMDINLQRSGENFVPLVDSINVYLIIAICSVSSLFLLAALIYVALRCHCKAKEPMVYGPGMATLVCTSEVGSWSYSNRHSHILAGVSAEAGVKSDLMIFSPNIPVFADNGELTNGVDVPPDSAKKMGNIEMGVNYFQIQPERQLF, encoded by the coding sequence ATGCTTACCTGGCCAAAGGGGCTGCTGCAGCTGCTTCTGCTTCACACCGCCTGGAAAATGGGGAGCGGCCAGCTCCATTATTCTGTGCTGGAGGAATCCCAGCACGGCACCTTTGTGGGCCGCATCGCCCAGGATCTGGGGTTGGAGGTGAGTGAGCTGGTGCCTCGGATGTTCCGGATGCTGTCCAAAGGAGAGAAGGACTATTTTGAGGTAAACCTGCAGAATGGGATCTTGTTTGTAAATtcccggatagacagggaggagCTGTGTGCCAAGAATGCAGACTGTGTCCTTCATGTGGAGGTGATTGTAGAGAAGCCTCTGAGGTTCTTCCATGTGGAGGTTGAAATCGAAGACATTAATGACAATGCTCCCATCTTCTCAGCCAGGGAACAGATCCTGAGCATAGCAGAATTGACAACAGCATCTGGTACCCTATTCCCTTTAGAGGGAGCCTCTGATGCAGATATTGGTACTAATGCTCTGTTAACTTACAAGCTCAGCCCAAGCAACAATTTTATCCTTGATTTAGGAAATGATGAAGATGAGAGTAAATCTGTAGTACTTCTATTGAAGGTTCCACTTGACAGAGAGGAGAGCCCTGTGCATCATTTAGTACTGACAGCCACTGATGGGGGTGAACCAAAACTCACAGGAACTGTTCAGCTAGTCATCAATGTGCTGGATGTCAATGACAACCCTCCTGTGTTTAATCAATCTGCTTATAGGGTAAAGTTGCTAGAAAATACAGTCAGTGGGTCATTAGTTATTAATCTGAATGCTACAGACTTAGATGAAGGGGTTAATAGGGAGATATCTTATTTTTTTAGTAATAAAGCACCTCCACATGTCACAAAGGTATTTAGTATAAATTCTGATATTGGGGAAATCAGAATGATTGGAAAATTGGATTATGAAGAAAGTAAGTTCTATGAACTTCCAATTGTAGCAGAAGATAAAGGCAGTTCTCCATTATTAGGTCACTGTAAAGTTCTCATTGAAGTATTGGACATGAATGACAACATTCCAGAAATGTCAGTGAATTCTCTCTCTGTGCCATTGCCAGAGGACTCCCCTCCAGGGACTGTGGTAGCCATCATCAGTGCTTCTGACAAGGATTCTGGAATCAATGGACAGATAAACTGTTTCCTCTGGCCCACTGGAGTACCCTTCAAACTTGATTCTACATTCAAGAACTACTACTCCCTGATCGTTGGTGCAATCCTTGATCGAGAGCAGGTGGCTGAGTACAGGATGGTTGTGACAGTAGAAGATCAGGGTGTTCCACCACTGTCTTCTAGTCTCACCATCTTAGTGCCTATTAGTGACATAAATGACAATGCTCCAGCTTTCATACAGCCCTCTTACACTATCTTTGTGAAGGAGAACAATCCCCCTGGTGCTCACATTTTCACAATGTCTGCTGCAGACCCAGATATAGCTGAGAACGGTCTGATCACCTATTGGATAGATGAGAAGCTCTGGCCATTGTCAAGTTACATCTCCGTACATTCAGAGAGTGGAAAGCTCTATGCTTTGCAGTCCTTGGACTATGAAGAGTTGAAACTGCTGGAGTTTCATGTGAGAGCCAAGGATGCTGGAATGCCCTCCTTGTGTGGCAATGCAACTGTTCAAGTCTTTGTGATGGATGAGAATGACAATGCACCTTCCTTATCAAGATCATCAGAAGAGAACCTGATTCTTCTAGTGGTCCCTGTGATGCCTGGGCATATTGTAGGCAAGATCCACGCCTTGGATGCAGATTCTGGATACAATGCATGGCTAAGATATGAACTGATTGAAGAAAGcaatggtctatggtctgtggggCAGTATAGTGGTGAGGTGAGTACCAAATATTCTTTGGATGAATCAGAAGCAAACAAAATCCACAGTGTTCTGGTTCTTGTGAAGGACCACGGGAAACCTCAACTATCAGCCACAGCCACACTGAGTGTTTCACTTGTGACAAGTGGTCAGACAATCAAAATGGATATTAATCTTCAAAGGTCAGGGGAAAACTTTGTGCCTCTGGTGGACTCAATCAACGTCTATCTGATCATTGCCATCTGCTCTGTTTCCAGCCTTTTCTTGTTGGCTGCTCTCATCTACGTGGCCCTGCGATGCCACTGCAAGGCAAAGGAACCCATGGTTTATGGCCCTGGCATGGCCACCCTGGTGTGCACCAGTGAAGTGGGCAGCTGGTCTTATTCCAATCGCCACAGCCATATCCTGGCAGGGGTGAGTGCAGAGGCTGGTGTCAAGAGCGACCTCATGATTTTCAGTCCCAATATTCCTGTCTTTGCAGATAATGGGGAACTTACCAATGGGGTGGATGTGCCCCCAGATTCTGCTAAAAAG
- the LOC131194158 gene encoding protocadherin alpha-5-like isoform X13, whose product MLTWPKGLLQLLLLHTAWKMGSGQLHYSVLEESQHGTFVGRIAQDLGLEVSELVPRMFRMLSKGEKDYFEVNLQNGILFVNSRIDREELCAKNADCVLHVEVIVEKPLRFFHVEVEIEDINDNAPIFSAREQILSIAELTTASGTLFPLEGASDADIGTNALLTYKLSPSNNFILDLGNDEDESKSVVLLLKVPLDREESPVHHLVLTATDGGEPKLTGTVQLVINVLDVNDNPPVFNQSAYRVKLLENTVSGSLVINLNATDLDEGVNREISYFFSNKAPPHVTKVFSINSDIGEIRMIGKLDYEESKFYELPIVAEDKGSSPLLGHCKVLIEVLDMNDNIPEMSVNSLSVPLPEDSPPGTVVAIISASDKDSGINGQINCFLWPTGVPFKLDSTFKNYYSLIVGAILDREQVAEYRMVVTVEDQGVPPLSSSLTILVPISDINDNAPAFIQPSYTIFVKENNPPGAHIFTMSAADPDIAENGLITYWIDEKLWPLSSYISVHSESGKLYALQSLDYEELKLLEFHVRAKDAGMPSLCGNATVQVFVMDENDNAPSLSRSSEENLILLVVPVMPGHIVGKIHALDADSGYNAWLRYELIEESNGLWSVGQYSGEVSTKYSLDESEANKIHSVLVLVKDHGKPQLSATATLSVSLVTSGQTIKMDINLQRSGENFVPLVDSINVYLIIAICSVSSLFLLAALIYVALRCHCKAKEPMVYGPGMATLVCTSEVGSWSYSNRHSHILAGVSAEAGVKSDLMIFSPNIPVFADNGELTNGVDVPPDSAKKIMGNLSTGWMCLQILLKSQNHPILIGVILHLYELECKVLYTWKRQEACVLDQEDPSNSGQQYPVQQQNLKLVKCPLQWELA is encoded by the exons ATGCTTACCTGGCCAAAGGGGCTGCTGCAGCTGCTTCTGCTTCACACCGCCTGGAAAATGGGGAGCGGCCAGCTCCATTATTCTGTGCTGGAGGAATCCCAGCACGGCACCTTTGTGGGCCGCATCGCCCAGGATCTGGGGTTGGAGGTGAGTGAGCTGGTGCCTCGGATGTTCCGGATGCTGTCCAAAGGAGAGAAGGACTATTTTGAGGTAAACCTGCAGAATGGGATCTTGTTTGTAAATtcccggatagacagggaggagCTGTGTGCCAAGAATGCAGACTGTGTCCTTCATGTGGAGGTGATTGTAGAGAAGCCTCTGAGGTTCTTCCATGTGGAGGTTGAAATCGAAGACATTAATGACAATGCTCCCATCTTCTCAGCCAGGGAACAGATCCTGAGCATAGCAGAATTGACAACAGCATCTGGTACCCTATTCCCTTTAGAGGGAGCCTCTGATGCAGATATTGGTACTAATGCTCTGTTAACTTACAAGCTCAGCCCAAGCAACAATTTTATCCTTGATTTAGGAAATGATGAAGATGAGAGTAAATCTGTAGTACTTCTATTGAAGGTTCCACTTGACAGAGAGGAGAGCCCTGTGCATCATTTAGTACTGACAGCCACTGATGGGGGTGAACCAAAACTCACAGGAACTGTTCAGCTAGTCATCAATGTGCTGGATGTCAATGACAACCCTCCTGTGTTTAATCAATCTGCTTATAGGGTAAAGTTGCTAGAAAATACAGTCAGTGGGTCATTAGTTATTAATCTGAATGCTACAGACTTAGATGAAGGGGTTAATAGGGAGATATCTTATTTTTTTAGTAATAAAGCACCTCCACATGTCACAAAGGTATTTAGTATAAATTCTGATATTGGGGAAATCAGAATGATTGGAAAATTGGATTATGAAGAAAGTAAGTTCTATGAACTTCCAATTGTAGCAGAAGATAAAGGCAGTTCTCCATTATTAGGTCACTGTAAAGTTCTCATTGAAGTATTGGACATGAATGACAACATTCCAGAAATGTCAGTGAATTCTCTCTCTGTGCCATTGCCAGAGGACTCCCCTCCAGGGACTGTGGTAGCCATCATCAGTGCTTCTGACAAGGATTCTGGAATCAATGGACAGATAAACTGTTTCCTCTGGCCCACTGGAGTACCCTTCAAACTTGATTCTACATTCAAGAACTACTACTCCCTGATCGTTGGTGCAATCCTTGATCGAGAGCAGGTGGCTGAGTACAGGATGGTTGTGACAGTAGAAGATCAGGGTGTTCCACCACTGTCTTCTAGTCTCACCATCTTAGTGCCTATTAGTGACATAAATGACAATGCTCCAGCTTTCATACAGCCCTCTTACACTATCTTTGTGAAGGAGAACAATCCCCCTGGTGCTCACATTTTCACAATGTCTGCTGCAGACCCAGATATAGCTGAGAACGGTCTGATCACCTATTGGATAGATGAGAAGCTCTGGCCATTGTCAAGTTACATCTCCGTACATTCAGAGAGTGGAAAGCTCTATGCTTTGCAGTCCTTGGACTATGAAGAGTTGAAACTGCTGGAGTTTCATGTGAGAGCCAAGGATGCTGGAATGCCCTCCTTGTGTGGCAATGCAACTGTTCAAGTCTTTGTGATGGATGAGAATGACAATGCACCTTCCTTATCAAGATCATCAGAAGAGAACCTGATTCTTCTAGTGGTCCCTGTGATGCCTGGGCATATTGTAGGCAAGATCCACGCCTTGGATGCAGATTCTGGATACAATGCATGGCTAAGATATGAACTGATTGAAGAAAGcaatggtctatggtctgtggggCAGTATAGTGGTGAGGTGAGTACCAAATATTCTTTGGATGAATCAGAAGCAAACAAAATCCACAGTGTTCTGGTTCTTGTGAAGGACCACGGGAAACCTCAACTATCAGCCACAGCCACACTGAGTGTTTCACTTGTGACAAGTGGTCAGACAATCAAAATGGATATTAATCTTCAAAGGTCAGGGGAAAACTTTGTGCCTCTGGTGGACTCAATCAACGTCTATCTGATCATTGCCATCTGCTCTGTTTCCAGCCTTTTCTTGTTGGCTGCTCTCATCTACGTGGCCCTGCGATGCCACTGCAAGGCAAAGGAACCCATGGTTTATGGCCCTGGCATGGCCACCCTGGTGTGCACCAGTGAAGTGGGCAGCTGGTCTTATTCCAATCGCCACAGCCATATCCTGGCAGGGGTGAGTGCAGAGGCTGGTGTCAAGAGCGACCTCATGATTTTCAGTCCCAATATTCCTGTCTTTGCAGATAATGGGGAACTTACCAATGGGGTGGATGTGCCCCCAGATTCTGCTAAAAAG ATAATGGGGAACTTATCAACAGGGTGGATGTGCCTTCAGATTCTGCTAAAAAG